A window of Belonocnema kinseyi isolate 2016_QV_RU_SX_M_011 chromosome 10, B_treatae_v1, whole genome shotgun sequence genomic DNA:
acaaattttatggattttctaAGATTtgggatttaaaaacaaaaaagaaaacaaaaaacattagctgatttccagatttttttccacttttttcgaACGCCACCCTATTAAAGAAACCTTATATTTGGCGCTTCATTTGGTAAGTAAGTTAaggaaattctatttttgatggaaatttaatattacaaaacGTCGGCTACATTATTTTGTAATGTATCAAACTTTATTCCgtgaattataaaagatttataagaCAATTAGGAATTcttcatttgaaaacttttgagctTCTTTGTTTCAAGAATTAAGCGATTCAAAACTTCAGCGTCTTTAGCAAGAATAAAACTTCGTTCCGATATAATTCAAAGCTTGCAAGTTTCAACTTTCGGAAACTagagaaagtttaactttttgtcccTTAAACTTTATATGTAAAAAtagattttgtaagaaaaatgaaacaaagtacaataatttgaaaatcgtatttgttataaatatctCATTAGTGAACATTGTAATTTCTAAcactattgaaaaaaatgttcccggattaaaaaaaaaaacattcaacaatATCTCCTAGAAATCAAAATGCTTGCTATTATTTgaacacttaaaaaaaatgtacttgctacaaatttgtaaaaacaattacaattttcacattgctgcacgttttttttaaatacattttcaccaggactatataattttttttaaatattccaaagacTCAAAGCGACAAAAAAGTATaagtattattagaaaaattaagacaattttttcctCATTCAATTCGTTGATCAAGTTTGATACCAAAAGTATAACTGGTTTCATTTTTCCTTTTCTGGATATCagtgtttgaataattttttatttattaataattatttattaatcatttatctCTTATCTTATTATaataagacaaataaaaaaatacaattaaaaaaaatgtaatcctacGTCTGCCGTCTTCTGAGCCTAGCTTAAATTATATCATTACACCTATCCTTTCTTTCATCAATAGGAAATGGGAGTCCTATCCACACATTACTCTCTCCTCCTTTCCGTGCTTACAATAAACCCCTcaccttaattattttaataaaaaaaaaaacacataactCATTCATCCTTTCATAAATCAtcagagattttttaattaatttacactATTAGTAACAAAAACTCCTTCTTTCTTACTCACTCAATgtattttatgctaaaaacaaagcgGAAATTACATAGACTCCTCATCGCTTCAAATCATTATTTACAAATCAGGCGCTTACAGACTCACATTCTTTCTTTAGTCACCACTTTAACTAACTCAACATTATCCAATTCTTTTTCCCTGCTCTGTCACTTAGCTTATTGTCTCTAACCACCTAATCTGTCACCCTGTCACGTCTATAGACAATACACTTTGCTCtgcttttcacatttttttcttttttttttgtcacttTCAACTCTCGGCTTCTTCCATTCCTCGTTTTCCTACTTATGGTCCTCTTCTTTCTCCTCCAGCCTAATCAACTCCGTTTTTCCATCCCTCTCATTCCATTTCTATATAGTTTCGCCGATTTTCGCCTTCATATATTTTAGCTTTACTTTTTTTCCTATACCTGCCATTCTTTCCTTTTCTTTTCAAAGCTAATCTTCCACCACTCTTCCTTCGTGAACGCTTTTGGCGGGTTCCTCCATGTGCGCTCACTCTCCTTTTTCTCCTTCTGACTGCTCGAACATTTCACCTTTCTTTCCTTCATTGTCGCTGACGTCAAGCGCACAACTTGCTTCCCTTTCTCCACTCTTGACCACCAGATGTATCCACCGTCTCGATTTCTTCTCCACTGTCACCCACCAGGCATCTCTACCTTTTCGAACTTCCGGTTCGGTAAATCCACATAAACTACCTTCCAACACGTGCTACTTCTTCTTGTTCACTTTCTTCCTTTACTACTTTTTCCCCTTTAACATCGTCTCTTCCACGAGAGCAAATCATCTCTCTTCACTCCGTCTTGCTTTTAACTTCTTAATTAACCAACCCTGGCACTTCTCACACGTCTATCATGTATCCGCAACGAACCGGAAGTGTCCAAATCTTAAAATTTGGTattgattttcaggaattttaatctGTTACGATTTTAAAGGATGCCAAGAGCTTACAAAGAAAAACTCGATTTCGACTATTTCATAAGAAGATTTGAAGGATTATTCTGGCgtggatttttataaataaaagaaaagctCTCTAATATCAAGGAATTTAAtggattaattataaaataaatctaattgTTAAACTTACTTCCTAATATTAATAAAAGACCAGGAAgttgttttcattgaaattgaatataaaacTCACTTAAAGAGTTCCTGAATGGCGTGAAACGATTTCTATTTATGTGGTTAGAATGACACACTTGCCTTTTTTGCCAATATATAAGAATTAGactgattaataaaaattattttttcctgaaaacaaTTGtcagtattataaaaattattcgctatctgaacaaatatatttcaataaacaagtTCTACTTTCTCGCCTCCACCTTTAACCAAAATCCTCCTTCCGGCagcaaaattaaactgtctttttTCACCTTTAGCGGTATACGAGTTTTAGAACAAGGTTTAAAATTACATCTTGTCAGTAGATTGAATAACATAactttgatttccaaaatcgcaAATCTGTACCCAATACAAATTCTTGGCCCCATACCAAATGGAAGAAAAGTGCCagaattcatattaattttgttaTCGCCTAAAAATCTCTCAGGATCAAATTCTTCTGGGTTTTTGTAATAATTAGGATCCCGATGTAGAGCAAAAATAGGAATCCAAATCGGCATTCCAGGTTCGATACATACAGGATTTTTTCCTGGTGAAACTGGCGGGAGTTCAAATTTGCCTGTGCAAACTCTGTCAACAAAACCGCCTGGCGGATAAAGTCTTAAACCTTCTTTAATCACAGCTTCTAGGTATGGCATTTCATTAATTTCGTTGTATGATGGTTCTCCATTACAATTCTCTAAAACAAGGTCTATGTCCTTTTGAAGccttttttggaaatcttgatTAGCAGCTATTTCATGAATAATAAAGCACAATGCTGTAGAAACGGTGTCCAATCCTGCAAACAAGAAACCAAAAGCACCAGCTGTGATTTCTTCATCACTCATTTGTCGATTGTTCTTGTCCTTGGCTTCAATCATCATTTGCAAAAAATCTTGACGAATTATCCCCTTTTCTTTTCTCGCTCTTATGTTTAAACATGTCACATCACTGAAAAATCGATTTACACTGTCACTGAAAATAGTCACACCAAAAAGTCGAGATATAAACTTTAAATTCCTGATGAGGAGAAATTTGAGGCTCAAGATACCTTCAAAATCTGATGCTTTTCTACCAACGACATAGAATATATTTTCCGGATCATtcattgaatcaattttaattccaaaagcaCAACTTGCCATGGTATCAGCACTGAGTCTTGTAAAAACATCTTTGAGGtttataatatcattttttttctttgacttttcGAGCAATGCGTCGGTAAAATTTACTGTAGATTCCACTATCATGTTGAACATTGTCTTCATTTTGCTAGAAGTGAATAAGGGACTAAGGATGTTCCTCATTTCCCTCCAATTGTTGCCTTTCaatgaaaagaggaattttccaaaaagcgGATCAATTTCTTCGTTTGTGAATCCCTGATGATCCAAAAAtaagtcaacattttttattgtgatgGATTTGATGATCTCTGGATCGCGAATTACGATAAGTGGTGTCCCAAATTCGTACATTCCAAAGTATTTAGCTTCAGAATGATCGTTGTACAATTTTTGAGCAAGTtggaaaatgttcatatttttaagCACACATGGAAACATGCTTCCGAATATAGGTTTTGGTGGATCATAGGGAATATCAAGacgatcaaaaatatttttcttcttgcaAAAATAGTAGGCCAATCCACTGGCAAGAACGGTgagaataattgttaataaatccatttttaactatcACTTGGAACACTGCTTAGGAACAAATGCAActtttcgtttctaaatttttcgtcGGAACTGCGAAATAATTGTTTCGAGAACTGATAATATACTGGGTTTGAAAAAGTGTAGGAAgtgtatatatagtatatattcaAAACTTGTTCTGTAATGAAACTAAGGCAAGATCAACTTCTCCCACCACCTCCAATTCTCTGTTTTGATGCGTACCACAAGTTTCTCTTTGTGATCAGTGACAGGAAAAAAACATAATCCTTTATTTGGCTATTCTTTCATCCTTGATCAACACTTGTGTAAAGAAAATTGGTTCGTTTATGAGTAACGCATGCTACGTTTTGACTCACGGAAAAATAAAcatcattttgaacaaataatttattcttatttaattcggcaactaaatttaaataattatgtcttatatctaaaaaatcatcaaatcaatatcaaataaagttttactgaaattatgtatgagaaaaattaacttacaagtactaactttaaaaaaatattttctacaagtCCCAATTGAAGCAAAACTACTATAAAAGttccaaatttcttcaaattttcacaaGTGCTTATgtatttaaggaaatttgttttgttctaatatagactttttctaaaatctaagcaaaatttatttaaaggttttttaccaaaaattgaattgttaaatgttcaataaacaaatttattaaaaaaacagttaattttctaataaaataattaattaaaaaaaaattacagttaaattcaactagaacagaagaacttatttttaatagctgaaccctcaaccaaaaaagattaattttcaaccaaacaattacgcTTCTaactaaaaatctttcaaataaaacaatgcctttaaatctttcagattttcttcgagatttttagaaatattctgattttttaaaactttctttgaaaaaatgatttttaaaaacagaaaatcttttttaacttttttcagaaatcttaaaattttgttgtattctcttgaaacctttcaaaatttttagaataatcattatttatttttatatttttcaattttttcaaaaaattcaaaaatttttttttaattttaaattcaaaaatatcttttagaCTTACTTGAactctttctaaaattttgtaatctttaaaaattacaaagttttactcgaaaatcttctacaatcttatgaaaatctaaatattcttggataaaagttaattttttgtgtgttgaAAAGTCTagcattataattttgtttaggaATTCACCTCGgttggtgaaaaattctactattagacagaagattgaattattttgctgaaaatgaaaattttttgttgaagagtcatcttttttgtttcaattttttgttcaacaattcatctctttttgtacaaaattaatcttcttcgttcaaaaatcaactttttggttgaaaattcaactctagttaaatgttgaactcttttccAGAAGATTGATttcttttgatacaaaattcatcatttcatcgaaaattcacccctttaattgaaaatttatttatttgttattttaaagaaaaagtaaattttcaacgaaatagttggattttaaataaaatagttaaattttcaccctaacagttgcatttcaatccaagaaagatgaaatttctactttaataaatgatttttttatttaaaaatacaaattttccaaaaatagtttgattttcccCCAAAAAGAatcacattttaacaaaattgttgaatgttcaaacaaataataaaacttataagtaaaaaagaaaatcttcaggaggaagcaattgcaaaaaaaatacaatgcaaataaattattaacaagcaTATTAGAATTACCACAAATCCTTATTTTACAAATTCCTTAATTATTCTCTGGCCaacttttcattttccctgagctataataataaataaaggcctgaatcttaaacttgtaatatgtttaacctagaatcttttacaaacaaaataaaatcatttcaaattgaatttgggatttttcaaatttattacagttatttaaatttataaaaactctctggcttttgcaagatttttgttctaaatccctgaattttttctgacgaataaaattctttagattttttttaaatgctgttgCCAAGGTTCGTTTTTCACTCACGAGGTGTCTTCGGCGCGTAAAGTTACATCCgtattaaatttctgtacaattactgcgagttatttatttcatttgccaatttccaaaaattacctaCATGGAtgaagacttttaaaattaattttttctgaaaaagatctcctTCGTTCCGCTGGGAaatgaaccacagaacttcccaTTTCCGGCCGGGTACTTTCCCTTAAGCTACACTAGAgagaaagaagaatctttttttcagaaatacagttATTATATTGCCagatcaaatttttcaaggaattacaGAAATTCGGAAcctgttttcaaatttaatacagctattaattaaacaatttttaaattaaattttgcctgaaaaaaatatcttctatttCGCTCCACTAGAAATCGaatcacagaacttccgattaccAGTCGGTCGCTTTtctcttaagctactagagagatcgaaagcaGAATTCTTTTTTGGAAATACACGCATTTTTTTGCCAGGTGCTACAAgtccaatttttcaaggaatctgtactTTCATCagaaattttacttgaaagaaaaagttgacttgtaacacctgggaaaaaaatgcatgcattcccgaaaaaggattcttctttcgatctctctagtagcccGGCCGGCAATCAGCAGTTCTGTCGTTCGATTCCCAGAGAAGCGAAGgagaatatatttttcagaaaaaatttaattttaaaaatgtttaattcttagCTCCATCTAGATTATGAATGAAGACCTCGCCTTCCTACCTCAACAAATCGCAACAAAATCTTTTGACCCCTTCCACCCCCTTGAGCTGCTAAGTAATTTAAGTGCGGTCCCTTTATGAATCGCTTTCAGAGGAAAGGTAATTTCGCGCTATCTTAAATACCTCTCTATTTAAGTACGCTCTCGTTTACAGTGAATTTCATGCAAGAAACACGTAACCCAAATATTTGCGAAGACGACCTGAATTCACTTTAACTAATCGGCAGGCGCTTGAAGGCCTATTCGAAGCTTCCAATGCATTCTGGGTTGGTTTATGGGGCAGTTTTGAGAGGCGAAGACCTGGATGGTTTAGTAAGGGTAACGTCATTAAACCACAACGCGCGGGTAATAACGAAGAGCAGTAGC
This region includes:
- the LOC117181546 gene encoding cytochrome P450 9e2-like; this translates as MDLLTIILTVLASGLAYYFCKKKNIFDRLDIPYDPPKPIFGSMFPCVLKNMNIFQLAQKLYNDHSEAKYFGMYEFGTPLIVIRDPEIIKSITIKNVDLFLDHQGFTNEEIDPLFGKFLFSLKGNNWREMRNILSPLFTSSKMKTMFNMIVESTVNFTDALLEKSKKKNDIINLKDVFTRLSADTMASCAFGIKIDSMNDPENIFYVVGRKASDFEGILSLKFLLIRNLKFISRLFGVTIFSDSVNRFFSDVTCLNIRARKEKGIIRQDFLQMMIEAKDKNNRQMSDEEITAGAFGFLFAGLDTVSTALCFIIHEIAANQDFQKRLQKDIDLVLENCNGEPSYNEINEMPYLEAVIKEGLRLYPPGGFVDRVCTGKFELPPVSPGKNPVCIEPGMPIWIPIFALHRDPNYYKNPEEFDPERFLGDNKINMNSGTFLPFGMGPRICIGYRFAILEIKVMLFNLLTRCNFKPCSKTRIPLKVKKDSLILLPEGGFWLKVEARK